The following are encoded together in the Zingiber officinale cultivar Zhangliang chromosome 8A, Zo_v1.1, whole genome shotgun sequence genome:
- the LOC122011737 gene encoding nuclear pore complex protein NUP58-like: MAFPFRTPTPRPQRSRRSLSQTPRQQSPLFQDPQTQQQQVFQQSPFQFERPQTQLRRQEQATRTASQKQLLLYTKDKTSAGYNTHWEDLHPVSQKLLLKIEVCILKHKNESQRLDQCSRLYDSSVSGDSFEANSSRIIQELGLITTTMEREKVSIQDLRSSTNKLIWDTEFAIRSYVMLKSRFICQSVTTASNVASGNPNTELGLVSKQTNQLANSSTAPVFDFYIGIPKRPSIFMEQIITKFEKYLSECYRWIEEVQQLVMMENGRRGSNALESLPQVMSNVHDFFIHVAAKVESLHQYVESMKIAYLADHRCRGDANDPFLEANRRETAKREAASRRVHPTLYLSTVCSQPTRCAFNSSAAPATNTMQPSIVPSAAFSGNGLSLFSTPSAPAASSGSGHSLFSTPSSAPAASSSFLISTPTASSPASNLFGSSGFSPHSTSFGTPPPLFGSIQASAGFATSTPAVGSTPAVGSSLFSTPLSAAGAATGPGVPLPPRSRRAGNQMANLQHATGPGVSVGLSKSSRPKSRTSRR; the protein is encoded by the exons ATGGCGTTCCCTTTCCGGACTCCGACTCCCCGACCTCAGCGGTCACGGCGTTCTCTGTCCCAAACTCCTCGACAGCAATCGCCTCTCTTCCAAGACCCTCAGACTCAACAGCAGCAGGTTTTTCAGCAGTCACCGTTCCAGTTTGAGAGGCCGCAGACGCAGTTGCGGCGACAGGAGCAGGCAACGAGGACTGCCTCGCAGAAGCAATTGTTGCTTTATACGAAGGATAAAACGTCTGCTGGATATAATACCCACTGGGAGGATCTGCATCCTGTCTCGCAAAAACTTCTCCTAAAGATCGA GGTGTGCATTCTCAAGCACAAGAATGAGAGCCAGAGGCTGGATCAGTGCAGTCGACTTTATGATTCATCAGTATCAGGTGACAGTTTTGAGGCCAATTCCAGTAGAATCATTcag GAACTTGGGCTTATCACTACCACGATGGAAAGAGAAAAAGTTTCTATTCAAGATCTAAGATCCTCGACAAACAAATTAATTTGGGACACAGAATTTGCTATTCGGTCTTATGTGATGCTAAAGTCAAGGTTTATTTGCCAGAGTGTCACAACAGCTTCAAATGTTGCCTCTGGAAATCCAAATACTGAATTGGGATTGGTTTCCAAGCAAACCAACCAACTAGCTAATTCCTCTACTGCACCAGTTTTTGATTTTTACATTGGGATTCCCAAAAGACCATCTATTTTTATGGAGCAGATAATcaccaaatttgagaagtatctGAGTGAGTGCTACCGATGGATTGAAGAAGTACAACAGCTAGTAATGATGGAAAATGGTAGAAGAGGTTCAAATGCCCTGGAATCTTTGCCACAAGTCATGTCCAATGTCCATGATTTCTTTATTCATGTAGCTGCAAAG GTGGAGAGCCTTCACCAGTATGTTGAATCAATGAAGATAGCATATCTTGCTGATCATCGATGTCGAGGTGATGCAAATGATCCGTTTCTTGAGGCCAACAGAAGAGAAACGGCTAAACGAGAAGCTGCTTCTAGAAGAGTTCACCCAACATTGTATTTATCTACAGTTTGTTCACAACCAACTAGGTGTGCTTTCAACAGTTCAGCGGCGCCTGCAACAAACACTATGCAGCCATCCATTGTACCATCAGCAGCATTTTCTGGAAACGGGCTTTCATTATTTAGTACTCCTTCAGCTCCTGCTGCATCTTCTGGAAGTGGACATTCATTATTTAGTACTCCATCATCAGCTCCTGCTGCGTCTTCCTCTTTCCTCATTTCAACCCCAACAGCATCTTCTCCTGCATCAAACTTGTTTGGCTCTTCTGGTTTTTCCCCTCACTCGACATCATTTGGCACTCCTCCACCTCTCTTTGGTTCTATTCAGGCTTCCGCAGGATTTGCAACAAGCACTCCAGCAGTTGGATCCACTCCTGCTGTGGGTAGCTCACTTTTCTCGACTCCTTTATCTGCAGCAG GTGCTGCAACTGGTCCGGGCGTTCCACTCCCCCCTCGTAGCCGCCGAGCCGGTAACCAGATGGCAAATTTGCAGCATGCAACTGGTCCAGGTGTTAGCGTCGGATTATCT AAATCATCGAGGCCAAAATCGCGCACCAGTAGGCGCTAG